The Carassius carassius chromosome 37, fCarCar2.1, whole genome shotgun sequence genomic sequence TCTCCATCATATGGAATTACGTAGTGAACATGATGCCTAGGGCAGAGAGGGGAGAACTTTGTTTAGAGGCTTACATTCAGCAACAAAAACAGATAGATGggaacattaaatataaaatgataaacaaataaaGAGATAGACAATGAGAACATACAATATTATGTCAATTACACAAACACTTGCTTTAATAATGCTCTCAGCAGGGTGGGAAAGCCAGCATTTCTATACTGATACTATTTGGATCCAACTGAGCTCTGTCAAGCTGGGCTTGTTTTCttggaacatttaaataaattgaacATATGCTTTGGCACACAGCTGTTACAAATAatgccatattattattattattattattattatttttgcactaTGTTGTTTATGGAGGTCTATAGGGGGGAAACACTCTTATATTTCAACAGAACTATATGCAAAAGTGTCTTTGATAAGGGTTAAAAGACGTTTTGCATTTGCAACTCTTCATCTGGTTTTATGCAAAAATGACATGATACCTAATTTCTTTAAGTGTAGTACTGTTTCATGCAAAGAAAATGTAGTTATGGTGAGTTTTTATACAACTTATTTGCAACCTTGATCCTTAGCAACATTACTCCTCAAAAGTAAATTGGATGTATATGgaagttttgtttttctattaaaaaatgtaaataaatttatctataaattgtttttttgtttcatttatgaaaaaaataattcacatgAGAGTTTTATGTCTTCCTTTTGCAAATATCAGGTCACTGAGCAAATTTTCACTGACCATGACCCATTTATAATGCTCTTGGCCCTGAAATGTGACACAAAATATACTCTATGTTTGGAAAGAAATGTGGCATACATGAAATCATTAAGTTATTAACAGCTCTTCACCAACAATAAAGTGTTAAAACATGCATTTCTAAATGAGAACAATTATGACATGACCTAATTTACTAGCCTGGGATGTTCCTACATCAAAAACTTGTACTCAACAGATGTAGCTTGAACATAAACTCTTTTGAAAATGATCAAGTCAAGCTTAAGTAGATAAAAGACAAGTAATGATGTGAAAATACAAATAAGATTATTAGAACATTTTTCCCAAACCTTTTTGTACTACACCAAACAGCATCACAAAACTGCAGTTACTACCATATGCATTAACTCAACGCAGTCCTTAtatattaaaatcacattttatttcagtaatatcaACGTGATTTTGTGGTCAACTCACGCACCCTAAAGAACAAAATATCTGGCTGtgcttggagaaaaaaaatcacacctTGATACgcagaaagataagaaaaaaaactagCAGAGAAATCGAGGAGAATTCTCCTACTGAAACACCGTCGCAAAGCAACAGTAGTATTGAAGAACCATTAGAATTACGCCCAAATTATGACATAAACCCCGCGAATACACATATGAGGCCTTTAATGTGACAATCTCCGATCGGATAAATGAGATGAAATGGACAGTGTTTCTGGTGCTGGAGAATAGCTCAGGCCTATCTGTTAGTAACAGATGGGGAAACCTGTCAATTTCTGTCTCTTGTGCTAGAATTCAATCCATTATTAACGCTTGGGTTTTTTTACCTTCCACAGTTGCAATGACAGACGCGGTCTTCCCCTCGTAAATGCGGTAAGATGTAGTTGTGAAAGCGGTCCAGGAGTGCGTTCATGTCCATTAAACACGCTATCGCCTGCAAAGAACCATTCGAGTCAGCCGGGACATGACAAGCAGTATTGGAACACAGCAACCGCTACATGACCTGGTACTGTGACCACTGCAGGGGAAAATACACATTACATTCCCACATCAGCCAGTAATAGACACAAGTACGGTTGTGTTGTCTTAATGAGATTTCTAAATGGACTTTCAGCAGTCCACACTCTCGTTAACCCCCGATTTCACTTTGAAAATGACACAATTATGCCCAATTGTGAAGTGCTTAGGGAGGCGAAGGGTCTTACCATGACAACTGAAGCACCGAGGATCATAAAAATCATGGTGGTTGTGATCATATGCATCAAAACTTCCGAACTCGCCTTTCCTTTTCCCCAGTCTGTTCAACGAATCCGGTTAAACTAAAAACATGCCGTCCCGGGAGAAGACGCTCATGGATGCGCCCTCGCCGCTACACCTGCCTCAGCCCTGAACCCGCCAGATTGGGAAGCGTTCTTAAGGCGCATAGGGTTAGGATGAGCAGATCTCGCTATCCCAACGTATGATGAGCCTACACGCGCATTCACACGGTCTTCACCCACATCCAGCGATACGTTCCCCAGTGCTGCAGTTGAATCCGCCTCAGACGTGCGGTTGGGAGGGAGCTCGTCTGATTACTGATGCCTCTCCTCCTTCGCGTTCCGACGCCGCTGGAAACGTCTTGCGACAGCGAGCGATGCCAGAATCAGCTAACGTCAGTTCTCTGATATATCTGTCTAGGAGTTGACATCTAGTAGACCTTAGATTCGTCGTCGAGGCTTTATTTGTAGAAATGTGTGGTCGGCTTTACATATCTGCTGTGTTCGCTAGCTAACCTATGTGGCAAGCTGGTTTGACATTTATTCCTAAATATGGAACTAGtgcttaatattgtgaaatattattaaactttaaaataactgctttctttttaatatatttaaaatgcaattaatttagctaaattttctgcagccattaatcaagtcttcagtgtcacatgatccttcagaaatcattctaataagctaatttgctgttcaaaaatatttattgttattatcaatgctgaaaacagttgttctgctttaTATTTATGGAAATTATAATCTAtgtttatatgaagagttcaTGTGCAAAAGCGTGccgtctgaaattttcttctaaaatgggCATTTTCCCCAGGCTCCTATgttaatgttcagttattttgctTTAATAGCAATGAAAAAAACCTATTCTTTGATattaatgtgaaataactaaacatacacaagctgataaaaatgttttaaatttcaaaCGGCACTTTGGCAttctgcatctgaactcttcatatagaCTATTTATTTATAGCAATATATTTATggctataatatatttataaatattaaatatatttattttaagtttaactgGAAAAAAACTGTTAccaataaaattgtaataaatacatactaGTGTCTCACTAGTATCTGGTCAGCTATTTATACTGATATACTGTTTAGTTGCATGCagctataaatgataataatagtaaaaattacttaaactggAACAAGCACCAGCAACAACTGGAGTTAAGATAAGAAACATGAATAGCTGATTTCAGAATTTGGGGTGCAAATCAGAAAACAGAAAGATACTAGTTTTAAGGAAGAATGTTAAAATGGCTTGCCACAAATTGTAGGTTTTTGTTGATAAAGTATGCTTCTTTAAACCAGCGTACGATCAGATCAGACTTTCTTAATATCCATTTGGGTTTATAAGCAGAATCTGCAATCACAGTGTTATACACCGCTATTTGATCCACGGCAGCCAGGAGTGTTTTATGCCCATCTCCAGCCGGTGCGTGAGCGTATGTGCGCGTGAGAGGGGTGGGGGAGAGACAGAAATGGGGTTTGGATGGGGAGCGGTAGAAGAGACTTGACCAATTCACTTTTCCCTTAAAAACACGGCTGATCTTTTTCAATTACAGGATTGCACTACATTATATAGGACAGCCATCCCCCAAGGAGCTTGTAATTTTCCCCAACCCATCCTCACGCCCCCTCACGCGCTCTGCAGTTCAGATTGCGCAATTTAGTTTAGCCCATACGATTCTTCAGCTTCTGTATCCCACCTAATGTTCCCGATGACTGGCACGTTAACTAACGCATGTGAAAGGACCTTGACCGAAAATACAAAGCACCGACTGACTTGGCAGGAATTCAAGTCTTAACTCAATTTCCTACTTGATGCACTTCAGTTTCTTTCCAGAGTGCGCAGTAATGCAGAATGATAACTAAAATGTGAGCAACTCCATTCTGTTGTACAACAACATGCTGAGACAAGTGAAAATGCATCATTAGTGACTTTTCAACTAGCTCTTCATGCATTAAATGAGGCTATTTACGTTTTAACTATTATACACTAATTCATTAAAGCTAATATACTGATGGCACATCTTTATTTGTGAAGGTCACCAAGAACATGCCACAATGTCCCCCACATTCAGCAGCAACGCATTTCAGCATCCTGGAGAGCAGCACAGTAAAGATTTACTGCTGACCACcatcaaactctctctctctctctctctctctctctctgcaagcTGACACACTGAAATGGAGAGAGAAATTAGTTTTCTGAAAATCAGAAAATGCTCCAATTTATACGAGAATGTTTAGATTACTTTGAATATTGTTTTGCAACTGCTTTTCATTCCAacctatatatatagatagatagatagatagatagatactaatactaatatatatatataataaaaataagaaattaaaatgttttaatgtttaaaaatctaaaatgtgaaatatgtattttgtttaataagattaataataataataataataataattattattattattactataaataaCCAATGTAGAcgttttaacaatttaattattaaaatgtattatatattatattatcaactattataaatatttgtaattaatttagtttgtttTCCCAGTTACTTACAAAGATAAATAACATGACACACAAAATAATACACTTGATGTTACAGCTTTTCTTAGTGGAAAAACTTTTGTCTTATCATTTGCCCAATCTCCATGAGATAAAAAGCAtgctattataatataaatattgttataattatttcaagtatatatatatatatatatatatatatatatatatatatatatatatatatatatatatatatatattcagacaaAAGTTACATGAGCACATAtcttaatataaaaattttattttaatgttttgttttattttagttttttttttactgataaatCTTCACTGATGAAATGTTAATCAAATGTAGACCTACATCAAAATAAGCTGTCTATTAAGATTCtgcaaaaacacatacaaataaaaattactttggtaattaaaaatatatataatgattgtATAATTCCCCAAATATTAATGTGAAATGATTTTTAATTTGGTTTAAGGAGTCTTTTATTCATGACGTTTTATTTTGCACTAGTATGTTACTTGTGGTTCTACGGTCGCTTGCTTCACGCTGCGGCTTACCCTTCGACGTCATTTCCGCTGCAGTTTACAGCGTTGTTGTTAGTAAAAGTAGGTTGTGTACATAACAGAAACAATAATTGTACAACTTATATTAATTACTGAATGAAATGTCATGCAAGCGTTATTTATATCGCAGGTTACAGGAACGCCCTGTTAAAGTGAGCGATAAAGGAAACCGTCGTTTTAAAAGGACCGAAATGCATCTTAACGACAATAACAACTAGCAAACTTTACCGGTGTTGTTACATGGCAACTGTCAAAGCGGACAGCCGGCTGTTTATTGCACCTTCAGTCACAAATTCAAACTCACAACCCACCAAACAGGTATAGACGcatataaatttaattattaattcaaattaaataattgtaattctCTTATATGCGTCATTtacatttttgacttttttttcgaCTCCGTGCATTAAAGAGATTTAATATTTATGTCTTTCAGAATGATCAAGAGTTTGCCCAAAGATGTTCAAGCACAGCTGCGCTCTGGCGTTACTATTTTCTCATTGCAGCAATGTGTAGAGGAGCTCATTTTGAACAGCATCGATGCTGGAGCAACATGTGTGGCTGTCAAAATAGACATCGAGGCCTGCAAGCTGCAGGTGATCGACAATGGCACGGGAATTTGCAAGGAAGACATGGAAAGAGTGGGTCTACGATATAACACAAGCAAATGCAGCTCGCTGGAGGATCTGGAAAATCTCCGCTTCTATGGATTCAGAGGGGAAGCGATTTCCAGTATAGTCTCTCTTGCAGAAATGGTCGAAATATCTTCTAGGACTAAGCTTTCAGTGAAAACGTATGTTAAAacttttaatgaaacaaatgcACTGGATGTTGTTGAAGCTGAAGCCGTTCGTCCTTCCACAGGGACGACCGTGTCTGTTTACAATCTCTTCCACAACATGCCAGTTCGAAGAAAAAGAATGGACACTGTTTTAGAAACCGAACGCATTCGTCAAAGAGTGGAATCCATATCTCTGATCCACCCTTCTGTgtcatttacagtgaaaaaagaaaattcagcccACATGATGGTACAACTCTCTAAAACAAGCAGTACCTATTACAGGTTTGTGCAGATTCATGGCTTGAGTCGAGCTCAAAAGCTTGGAGAGGTCAATTATGTCCATAAGCAGTTCGAAATGACCGGTCACATTGGCCGTGAGGGTCATTACAATAACAGCTTGCAGTTCTTATTTGTAAATGGGAGGCTTCTTCTGAAGACACGCATTCATAAAACACTCAACTGCCTTTTGAAGAGAGCAAGCAGTGCTGCCAGACAAAACAACAGCCCGACTGCATATCCGTTAACATCGAGTCCCAAACAAAGGGGCGGATGTGATCTCCATGGCATCTATGTGTTGAATATCAAATGTCATTACTCAGAGTATGACATATGCCTCGAACCAGCCAAGTCTTTGATAGAGTTCAAAGACTGGGATAATGTGCTCATCTGCATTGAAGAAGGTGTCAAAGCATTCCTTACTAAAGAAAACCTGGTGACAGAGTTTTCCATGAATGGCAGTGACGGTCCTTCAAGTAGTCCAGTGAGGAATGCAAAGACTCCTGTGGCAATACAAAATCTCAGTTTTGAGGAAACACGTGAAGAGAGTGACGCATTGTCTGAGAAGAAGGATTGTGCAAGTACTGCGGACGTCTCTGGTGGTGTTCAGATGTTGGAGAAGGTGTCAACAAACACTGAAACCTTCTCCAGTGAAGAATCAGAGGCAGGAAAAGTGCTTCAGGCTGAATTGTCTTTGCAGCCCATGTTTGCAGATGCTACAGAAATGAATGACACCTGCAAAGAAGATGAAAGTGCAGTTTGTTCAAATATAAGCCATTACGATTTGCCAGTTAACAACGTGACAGGAAGCAAAAACCAAAAGATTTCAATTATAGATGGAAAAGATGCAGAAGATACTTTGAAAAAATTCTGCTTCCCAAATTCAATTTCTCCAAAAAAGAGGAAGTTGCCGTTAAATGACACTGAAGAAGACAAACATGGTTTTTATGGTACCAACTCAAAGACTTCCAGAGCTGTGCCATGTCGTAAATTAGCTCTGTCTTTTGAAACGGGATCTCTTGACAAGTTCAAAAGGTTGTTTGGGAAGGGTGCTGAGAAAAAACAAAGAAGTACGGAAAAAACAAACCTTTTAAATTCAGTTTCTTCTCGAAAATCCAATGACCGCTTTGAAGGAACTACTTGGTGTTTAGAAGATTTAGACAAGCCCTTATTGAGGAACCCATCAGGTGTTCATTTTCTGTATAGTTCTGAATGTTCTGCTGAATCTTCATCATGGAACAAGCCAGACAAACTGTCATTGGCTGCCAAATGTTCctatttaaaacaagacaaaaggccATCCAGCAAGATCAGCAGAAGTACAGACATTCTTACTACAGGAAATTCGTCTTTCCCAGTTGTGGAAGACTCAAACTTTCAAGAAGGGTCCCGTGAATTAGAAAAAAGCCTCTTAGAAGATGTTTTATTTGGATCCACTGGAACGGTTGATTCAGTTGTCCATGAAACTCCAATCTTCACTCTAAATGAGCCGGAAACAACATCCTCCATTTTAGAAGACTCACACTTCTCCAACAAGAATGTAACTTCCTTTGTAGGATGTGTGAACTGTGTTGATGAAGCCATCGTAACCTCTCAGCATGATCCTCAGTCCAGCAACACAGGAAATGAAGGTCAGGCTACAAATCAATGTGTTGAAACAATCCCAATGTCCAGCAGCTGGCTGGCTCATTATGACAGTTGGTTAGGAAGGCTGGTTTACATCAACCAAGTTACAGGGCTCAGCAAATACAACTCTCCTCCTGTGGAGGAGTCTCAAGTGCCATGTACCACAGATGTCACTAACATGGCGGTCAGTGTTATTTCAAGAACAGGTGGGAGAAATTCAGTGAGCCATTTTTGGATCACTAATGTAgagatatttatattataatcagCTTCTCTTTGCACATAGGATTTGAGTACAGGTGTTATCCATTTCACACAGACATTGTACTTCCCTTTCTGCCCAAGCCCAGAGCAGAAAAAGCCCTTAACTCAGAGATAGACAGCAGAGGTACAGCTCTAGACTGACATCAGGAATGAAATCAGCTTTTTAGTGCACATTAAgtaattgtttttcttctttctcttttaaGAGGATGCCCAAGGTCCCGATTCACTATCGACTTTATTCTCAGAATGGAGTAACCCAGTGTTCATACGGCCTCCAGAGGTAAAAAAGACTActaatttaatcaattaaatcatttaaagagGTTTAATTAATTTAACCTTATTGAATActgattttaattaatgtaaGGCAGTTTGTTAAAAAGATTCAAATGAATTTGGCTCACATATTCTATTAATTATTCTGCAAAGGTTGCTGTGGATGTAACCAGCGGTCAAGCTGAAGGTCTTGCTGTAAAAATCCACAATATTCTTTACCCCTACCGGTTTACCAAGAATATGATCCACACAATGAGAGTATGTAGTTTTACTCCTCtgctctttttgtgctttgagGAACTGGCAAAGGCTAGACAACTAAAATAGCAATGTCACAAAACACAGCCTTTTTTCTTATGTGGTGAAAATAAACCTAAGATTGTGATGTTGTATTTTTACTTCAGGTCATCAATCAAGTGGACAAGAAGTTCCTTGCTTGCTTGATAAACACAACAGAGCAGGAAGTCCCTGAAAGCAGTACAAATGAAGGTGCCGCAGGCTGAAAATCATTATGTTGAACGGTGTGATGACGTCCTAAACATTTGTCATTGCTTCCACCTGCAGGAAATCTTCTAGTGTTGGTTGATCAGCATGCTGCCCATGAAAGAGTTCGGCTGGAGGGGTTAGTGACAGGTAAATGCTAATGATATAAGGGTTAAACAGTAACTCTCAAATGTTTTGGAATAGTATGATTTGTGGAAGTAAGAAATAATACTTTCACTGCAAAGTttcataaatgaaataaaagaaacagtaatgacatttatttataatgatttcgatttcaaataaatgcagtcctttaaaaaaaaatgtatcaaggttttcacagaaatatgaatctgcacaaatgttttcaacattgataataaacaaaaattgttTTTGATCAGCAAATCcacatattagattgatttctgaatgaaCATGTGACatcgaagactggagtaatgatgctgaaaattcacacaggaataaaatgcattttaacatatataaaaaaacataacattgtaatattttatagtattattattattattcaaagaaTGCATAAGATACAAAATAAATCCCATGTAAAAGCATTAAAAAGGCTAATACACTTCAAGAAGTAAGCATTCAGTGTATTTTTCCCACACTGCTTGTTGTTTGATGTAGACTCCTATGAGGATGACCCAGACACACCTGCAAAAAAAAGGCTGTGTTCTTCAAGTGTAATCCCACCCTTAGAGATTAACGTAACCGAGGAGGAATTGAGACTTCTGAGGTCAGTGCAGCTGTTTGAGTCGACATTCCTGTTTCCACCGCCATCTTCTCTCTGAAATGTACACGTGTGTTCAATTAGTCCTGCAACTTTGCCGAACAGTGCCATAAATCTCTCTTTTGTTCTTGAAGGTCTTGTCAGGCCTTCCTGAGGGGTCTCGCTTTAGATGTAAGTTTCCCAAAGAGTGAGTCACTGAATGTGTTTCTGGAGAGACTTCCCACATGTTTCATAGAGAAAGAAAGCACAGAGCTCCGCCGTGGAAGACGGTCGGTGATTAAAACCATTGCAGAGGTCAGACTtggatttaatgttttatttaaattttttataattaattttaacacAGTTTAGACTCTAATTGTctgttattttttcttattttgtaggACTATCTGCGCGAACACATTGAGGTGAACCAGCATATCCACACATGATTTGTATCTAATCTGTGAACAGAATACTACAAATAGTCTGATTTTGGAGCTTGAAGGATACATT encodes the following:
- the mlh3 gene encoding DNA mismatch repair protein Mlh3 isoform X1, yielding MIKSLPKDVQAQLRSGVTIFSLQQCVEELILNSIDAGATCVAVKIDIEACKLQVIDNGTGICKEDMERVGLRYNTSKCSSLEDLENLRFYGFRGEAISSIVSLAEMVEISSRTKLSVKTYVKTFNETNALDVVEAEAVRPSTGTTVSVYNLFHNMPVRRKRMDTVLETERIRQRVESISLIHPSVSFTVKKENSAHMMVQLSKTSSTYYRFVQIHGLSRAQKLGEVNYVHKQFEMTGHIGREGHYNNSLQFLFVNGRLLLKTRIHKTLNCLLKRASSAARQNNSPTAYPLTSSPKQRGGCDLHGIYVLNIKCHYSEYDICLEPAKSLIEFKDWDNVLICIEEGVKAFLTKENLVTEFSMNGSDGPSSSPVRNAKTPVAIQNLSFEETREESDALSEKKDCASTADVSGGVQMLEKVSTNTETFSSEESEAGKVLQAELSLQPMFADATEMNDTCKEDESAVCSNISHYDLPVNNVTGSKNQKISIIDGKDAEDTLKKFCFPNSISPKKRKLPLNDTEEDKHGFYGTNSKTSRAVPCRKLALSFETGSLDKFKRLFGKGAEKKQRSTEKTNLLNSVSSRKSNDRFEGTTWCLEDLDKPLLRNPSGVHFLYSSECSAESSSWNKPDKLSLAAKCSYLKQDKRPSSKISRSTDILTTGNSSFPVVEDSNFQEGSRELEKSLLEDVLFGSTGTVDSVVHETPIFTLNEPETTSSILEDSHFSNKNVTSFVGCVNCVDEAIVTSQHDPQSSNTGNEGQATNQCVETIPMSSSWLAHYDSWLGRLVYINQVTGLSKYNSPPVEESQVPCTTDVTNMAVSVISRTGFEYRCYPFHTDIVLPFLPKPRAEKALNSEIDSREDAQGPDSLSTLFSEWSNPVFIRPPEVAVDVTSGQAEGLAVKIHNILYPYRFTKNMIHTMRVINQVDKKFLACLINTTEQEVPESSTNEGNLLVLVDQHAAHERVRLEGLVTDSYEDDPDTPAKKRLCSSSVIPPLEINVTEEELRLLRSCQAFLRGLALDVSFPKSESLNVFLERLPTCFIEKESTELRRGRRSVIKTIAEDYLREHIELLRSTGRVRGMLPLTVHNVLASQACHGAIKFNDILSKEECCSLVSSLSSCQLPFQCAHGRPSIVPLVDLYHLEEPQDLPKPNLRKLRRMYKSWLLYGKDQSVAQNKT
- the mlh3 gene encoding DNA mismatch repair protein Mlh3 isoform X2 — encoded protein: MIKSLPKDVQAQLRSGVTIFSLQQCVEELILNSIDAGATCVAVKIDIEACKLQVIDNGTGICKEDMERVGLRYNTSKCSSLEDLENLRFYGFRGEAISSIVSLAEMVEISSRTKLSVKTYVKTFNETNALDVVEAEAVRPSTGTTVSVYNLFHNMPVRRKRMDTVLETERIRQRVESISLIHPSVSFTVKKENSAHMMVQLSKTSSTYYRFVQIHGLSRAQKLGEVNYVHKQFEMTGHIGREGHYNNSLQFLFVNGRLLLKTRIHKTLNCLLKRASSAARQNNSPTAYPLTSSPKQRGGCDLHGIYVLNIKCHYSEYDICLEPAKSLIEFKDWDNVLICIEEGVKAFLTKENLVTEFSMNGSDGPSSSPVRNAKTPVAIQNLSFEETREESDALSEKKDCASTADVSGGVQMLEKVSTNTETFSSEESEAGKVLQAELSLQPMFADATEMNDTCKEDESAVCSNISHYDLPVNNVTGSKNQKISIIDGKDAEDTLKKFCFPNSISPKKRKLPLNDTEEDKHGFYGTNSKTSRAVPCRKLALSFETGSLDKFKRLFGKGAEKKQRSTEKTNLLNSVSSRKSNDRFEGTTWCLEDLDKPLLRNPSGVHFLYSSECSAESSSWNKPDKLSLAAKCSYLKQDKRPSSKISRSTDILTTGNSSFPVVEDSNFQEGSRELEKSLLEDVLFGSTGTVDSVVHETPIFTLNEPETTSSILEDSHFSNKNVTSFVGCVNCVDEAIVTSQHDPQSSNTGNEEDAQGPDSLSTLFSEWSNPVFIRPPEVAVDVTSGQAEGLAVKIHNILYPYRFTKNMIHTMRVINQVDKKFLACLINTTEQEVPESSTNEGNLLVLVDQHAAHERVRLEGLVTDSYEDDPDTPAKKRLCSSSVIPPLEINVTEEELRLLRSCQAFLRGLALDVSFPKSESLNVFLERLPTCFIEKESTELRRGRRSVIKTIAEDYLREHIELLRSTGRVRGMLPLTVHNVLASQACHGAIKFNDILSKEECCSLVSSLSSCQLPFQCAHGRPSIVPLVDLYHLEEPQDLPKPNLRKLRRMYKSWLLYGKDQSVAQNKT